In one window of Cynocephalus volans isolate mCynVol1 chromosome 6, mCynVol1.pri, whole genome shotgun sequence DNA:
- the C1QL3 gene encoding complement C1q-like protein 3, whose protein sequence is MVLLLVILIPVLVSSAGTSAHYEMLGTCRMVCDPYGGTKAPSTAATPDRGLMQSLPTFIQGPKGEAGRPGKAGPRGPPGEPGPPGPVGPPGEKGEPGRQGLPGPPGAPGLNAAGAISAATYSTVPKIAFYAGLKRQHEGYEVLKFDDVVTNLGNHYDPTTGKFTCSIPGIYFFTYHVLMRGGDGTSMWADLCKNNQVRASAIAQDADQNYDYASNSVVLHLEPGDEVYIKLDGGKAHGGNNNKYSTFSGFIIYAD, encoded by the exons ATGGTTCTGCTGCTGGTCATCCTCATCCCGGTGCTGGTGAGCTCGGCCGGCACGTCGGCGCACTACGAGATGCTGGGCACCTGCCGCATGGTCTGCGACCCCTATGGGGGCACCAAGGCGCCCAGCACGGCCGCCACGCCCGACCGCGGGCTCATGCAGTCCCTGCCCACCTTCATCCAGGGCCCCAAAGGCGAAGCCGGCCGACCGGGGAAGGCGGGCCCGCGTGGGCCCCCGGGTGAGCCCGGGCCGCCGGGCCCCGTGGGGCCCCCGGGCGAGAAGGGCGAGCCGGGCCGCCAAGGCCTGCCGGGCCCTCCCGGGGCGCCCGGCCTGAACGCGGCCGGGGCCATCAGCGCCGCCACCTACAGCACGGTGCCCAAGATCGCCTTCTACGCCGGCCTCAAGCGGCAGCACGAAGGCTACGAGGTGCTCAAGTTCGACGACGTGGTCACCAACCTCGGAAACCACTACGACCCCACCACGGGCAAGTTCACCTGCTCCATCCCGGGCATCTACTTTTTCACCTACCACGTCCTGATGCGCGGAGGGGATGGCACCAGCATGTGGGCTGATCTCTGCAAAAACAACCAG GTGCGTGCTAGTGCCATTGCTCAAGATGCTGATCAGAATTACGACTATGCCAGTAATAGTGTGGTTCTTCATTTGGAGCCAGGAGACGAAGTCTACATCAAATTAGATGGCGGGAAAGCCCATGGaggaaacaacaacaaatacagcACGTTTTCTGGATTTATTATTTATGCCGACTGA